The candidate division KSB1 bacterium nucleotide sequence CCACTGAAGTCAGCCAAAATGTTAAGCGTGTCTTGGTTTTGTGTCTCCCACTGAACTGTTTGGAAATGCAACTAAACTTTAAAAGACAAACTATTCTGGTTATTCCTACTACTTTACATTAGTTCTGAAAATTTATCTATCGCTTCGTCTTACTTTTTTGTCAATCAATTTAGCATAGATTTGTGTAGTCTTAATATCTTTGTGTCCAAGAAGTCTGAGACAGAAAGATCAATATCATGTGTCAGCTGAAATTAGTTAGATCCAGGCACGGATTAAGAGAAAAAAAGAAGTCCCACAAAAATTCCCCTTGCAAATAAAAATTAAACCCCTACATTAAAGATACTTTTTATATTTATCTTCATGATCGGGGTCGATTTTAATCAAGGTTTCGAATACCCCACGATAATTTTCAGCATCTTTGAAAATATTTATGATTTCAATATAGTGTCCGTCAATAAATTGACCGGGTAGAGCATATTGGGGGCTAACCTCAATTTGTTTCTTCAATAAATCAATGGCTGCTTTGCAATATTTTCGAGTGAGGGAAAAATCTTCTTCTGCATAAGCCAAACCTAAAAAATAGGAGTCAACCGCTTCGCGGTAAATTTGATTTTTTTTATCCAAAATGTCGTCGATCACTATTTGACGCTCATCCCAGCCCAGGATGAACCGGGAAAATCGCGCCTGTTGGCTCAAGGTCTGCGCTTTCTTATAATAAGGAGAGCCTTCGAATTTTCCGTATTTATCGAATTCTCCGCCAAGAAGTATGTTTATATAAAAATGCAGGACCGTATTAAACGGATGGGTTGGATTCTCATCAAACTCCAGAGGTTCCAGAAAATTATATTTAAAATGCCAGCGTTTATCATAAAATTGCATATCGCTATTGTTGGA carries:
- a CDS encoding DUF4835 family protein, with protein sequence MFSFYLPFVCFAQKVKAEVSVDLRRLPLEKREKLVNFQEVISQYINSNTWCEDIYGSELLIKIQIPLQDASVSYEERYRGSLLISNNSDMQFYDKRWHFKYNFLEPLEFDENPTHPFNTVLHFYINILLGGEFDKYGKFEGSPYYKKAQTLSQQARFSRFILGWDERQIVIDDILDKKNQIYREAVDSYFLGLAYAEEDFSLTRKYCKAAIDLLKKQIEVSPQYALPGQFIDGHYIEIINIFKDAENYRGVFETLIKIDPDHEDKYKKYL